ATGGTAAAAGTATTGAGCAGGTAAATCTTATTAAAGGAAGAAAACATAAAGCAAAAGCGGAAGCCGAAACGATTGTTGAAATGGTGATCAACGGCGGCGCACAAATGGTCTTTCATGGTATGAGTGAAACTGATGTAAAACGCATCATGCAATATCCGTTCAATATGTTTGCAAGTGATGCAGGTATCCGTTTGTTTGGTAGTGGTGTGCCGCATCCACGTGGTTATGGCACCAATGCAAGAGTATTGGCGAAATATGTTCGTGAAGAAAAAATACTCACTTTGGAAGAAGCCATCCGCAGAATGACCTCATTGCCTGCACAAAAATTTCAATTGAAAGATCGTGGTTTGTTGAAAGAAGGTATGGCTGCTGATATTGTGATCTTTGACGCAGCAACTGTAAAAGACAATTCAACATTTGAACAACCGCATCAATATTCAACCGGCTTTACGTTTGTGTTGGTGAATGGCCAGATTGTTGTTGAAGATGGAAAGCATAACGGTACAAGAAGCGGTCGCTCACTGAAAGGGCCGGGCTTTCAATTGTAAACATGTCAATCAACCAGAATGAAATTTCTTTCTTTCATCGTTTGTACATGCTTATTTACTTCTGCTCTTGCACAGGAACGAAAACCTGCTGAAGCATACGGCATTAAAATCGGTGTAATGCAAAAGGGACCCACCAACTCTATTCTTGATGTGGCAGGTGTGAAAGTTGGTCATGTTACATTGATTGTTGCAGATAGCATCCGCACAGGTGTAACCGCAGTTCTACCGCATGGCGATAATCTGTTTCAACAAAAAGTACCTGCGGCTGTTTTTACCGGAAATGGTTTTGGTAAACTCGCTGGCACCACTCAAATAAAAGAACTCGGAAATATTGAATCGCCGATCATTCTAACCAATACCTTGAGTGTAGCAGAAGGAATCAATGGCGTTATCAATTACACACTTGCACAAAAAGGAAATGAACAAGTGCAATCGGTGAATGCAGTAGTTGGTGAAACAAATGATGGTGCGTTGAATGATATACGTGGCAAGCATGTAAAAGTTGATCATGTATTGCAAGCCATCAATACAGCATCCACACAAAAACCACAACAGGGAAATGTGGGTGCAGGTACCGGCACGGTGTGTTTTGGTTTTAAAGGAGGTATTGGTACAGCATCACGAAAACTGCCTGCATCATTAGGTGGTTATACCGTTGGTGTGTTAGTTCAAACAAATTTTGGTGGAGTGTTACAGATTGACGGCGTTCCTGTTGGTGAAAAACTTGGTCGTTACTCGTTCAGTGATCAATTACAAAATCCGGTTGATGGTTCTTGTATGATCGTTGTGGCTACGGATGCACCACTCGACAGTCGCAACCTTGAACGTTTAGCTAAACGTGCTTTTATGGGTTTGGCAAAAACAGGCGGCATTGCATCGAATGGCAGCGGCGATTATGTGATCGCTTTCTCTAACAATGCATCGGTGTTGATTTCACACGACAGCAAAACATCTACTATTACAACAACTGTGTTACCGAACGATGTAATGAGTCCGCTGTTTATGGCAGCTATTGAAGCAACCGAAGAAGCCATCATCAATTCGTTGTTTATGGCAACAGATATGAAAGGCAAAGGCGGACGAACAATTGAAGCTTTACCATTAGATAAAGTATTACCGATCCTAAAACAATATAATCGCATCAACTGATCATGTGGGCATTCATCAACAATAAATTTGTAAAAGCAGAAGAAGCGGTATTATCTGTAAGTGACCTTTCGGTCCAACGTGGGTATGGCGTATTTGATTTTTTTCGCACAGAAGAACATGTCCCGCTGTTCATCGATGATCATTTAGATCGCTTGCGACATTCAGCTTCAGTTCTGCGTTTGCAGCTTCCGTATAACAATGATGAGTTGAAAAATATTGTTCGTGAACTCATCAGAAAAAATAGTCTTTCAAGTTCCGGCATCCGCATCACGGTTACCGGTGGCAATGCAATTGATACGTACACACCCACAACACCCAACATCATCATCACACAAAGCACATTAACGATGGATGCGGCGTTTGATGCTTCAAAAGGTTTGCATCTCATCACCGAAGAATATGTACGTGAATTACCGACCGTAAAATCGATCAACTACCTGATGGGTGTATATCTTCAACAAAAAGTAAAAGATGCAGGTGCAGGTGATGTGTTGTATGTAAAGAATGGATTCATCAGTGAGTTGCCACGTTCTAATGTGTTTGTTGTATCAACAGATAATAAATTGCTTACAGCAAATGAACATGTATTGCACGGCATCACCCGAAAACATATTCTGCAAATCGCAACATCAGTGATGGAAGTAAAAGAACAACCAGTTTCATTTACCGATGTGCTCAATGCAAAAGAAGTGTTTGTAAGCAGCACTACAAAACGGTTACTTCCCGTTTTTTCTGTCGATGGAAAAAAAATTGGTAACGGCAACACCGGGACTGTTACTGCTGATCTGTATCAACGTTTCCTTGAGCTGGAGCAACAAGTCATCAGTAAAGTTTACTAACTAATTTTTTCTGTTGGCGATATAAAAGTCACGCAGGAGTTCAGCTCCTTTTAATTTACCCGGATCTTTCCACCAGCTTTGTTTCTGCCACAGCATATACTGTTTTCGTTCCTCTAACAAAAAAGATTGAAGAAAAGGTGCAGGTGTTGTTTGTTGTATTGTACTTGCTGATGCAGGCAAAGGATAATTAACTGAAACAGGAACAGAGGGCGGAACCTTTCTAACCTCGCTGGTTGATGATTGACCATAATTTGTACTGAACTTATAAGTAACTGAAGATTGGGGCAATTGCTTTTGTTGCCAATTCTGTTGTTGTTTATTATGATAGCCCGCAAGTTGCTGAAGCGTTGGGTTTTTTGGAAGATTTTGTGCGGTTCCAGTAAATGAAGGAGCTAGCAGTAGCACTGCTAACCAAATTTTATTTCCCTTAACCGGGAAAATTAGTTGCGGAAGCTGATACTTAGTAAACATACACTGATTTTTAATTGATGATCAATTACAGGGCATGATTAAACTATAAAGAACTTGTTTCTAAGTTACAACACTAAACAAAGAAATCAAATAGCTGTTATAAGAATCCGGGGCTGGGGAATCATTTGTAACTTGTACGCCTCGCTCACATAACATGAAAATACTCTGGCAATATTTAAAACCCTACCGCAAACTGGTATTTGTTGCACTGCTACTGGCCGGTGTTGCACAAATACTTTCGTTATACGATCCCATCATTCTTGGACGCATCATTGATGAGTACACGCTTAATCCAGATAGCAAGACAGAACCAGAGCAGATTCGTGGTGTGTTGATATTATTAGGTATTGCACTAGGTATTGCACTGGCTGCCAGGTTATTCTTATCGTTCAAAGATTATGTGATGAGGTTGGTGGTACAGAAATTCGGGATGCAGATCTTTAATGACGGATTACGTCAGATGCTTCGTTTGCCTTACCAGGATTTTGAAGATCAGAGCAGTGGTGAAATTTTATCCATCCTGCAAAAAGTACGTAACGACACGGAACGCTTCATTACTGCTTTCATTAATATTCTATTCTCATCCATTGTTGGTATTGGTTTTCTTATCTGGTATGCATTTACCAAACATTGGGCATTAATACCTGTTTTCTTAATTGGTGTGGTATTACTTGGCGGATTAACAAGTATACTCAGTCGGTCCATTAAAGTATTGCAACGTTCACTCATCCGGCAGAACAGGCAAATGAGCGGAACGATTACAGAAAGCTTACGCAATATTGAGTTGGTGAAAAGCCTTGGACTTACTTATCCTGAGATAAAACGATTGCGAACACACACGCAGGAAATTTTTGATCTTGAAATGAAGAAGGTGAAAAAGATCCGTTCACTTTCTTTTTTCCAGGGAAGTATTCTGATACTGTTGAAACAATCGATCCTTTTTATTTTACTATGGCTCATCTTCCGTAAAGTATTATCGCCGGGTGAATTGATCTCAATGCAATTTATTTCAACCGGTATTATTGGACCATTGCAGGATCTTGGCAGTATCATCCTTTCTTATCGTGAAGCTGAAGCATCCTTGCAATTGTTTAATGAACTGATGATGAAAGAAACAGAATACCGTCCTGAAGAACCTGTTGATGTGGGAGAGATTGAACACCTGCGTTTTGATGAAGTTACCTTTCGTCATCGCACTGCAACAACCAATGCACTGGAACGTATTTCGTTTGAGGCATCGTTGGGCGATACCATTGCATTTGTCGGTCCATCAGGTTCAGGCAAATCAACGCTGGTTAAATTATTGGTTGGATTATATACGCCGGTTGGTGGTGACATTTTGTATGATGATGTTTCATCGAAAGATATCCGTTACAACCGCATGCGCAAACAGTTAGGGTTTGTAACGCAGGAAACACAATTATTTTCCGGCAGCATTCGTGATAACATGAAGTTTGTAAAAGCAGATGCAACAGATGAAGAAATTTATGCCGCCTTGGAAAAAGCATCGGCACTCAGCATCATCAACAATAAAGACCTCGGATTAGATACGCTGCTGGGCGAAGGCGGTAAAAAGTTATCTGGTGGTGAAAAACAACGTTTGTCAATAGCCCGTGCATTACTGCGCAAGCCACGGCTTTTGATTTTTGATGAAGCAACGTCTGCCTTGGATTCAATTACCGAAGAACAGATCACACAAACTGTTCGGGAAATTTCCAGTTTAAAACAACAGATCACCATTCTCATTGCACATCGTCTTTCAACCATCATGCATGCCGATACCATTTATGTGTTGGAGAAAGGTAAGATTGTCGAACAAGGAAGCCATGATGTATTGGTGAACAATAAAGGATTGTATTATGCCATGTGGCGGCAGCAGATTGGTGAGCGGAAGACGATGGCGACGTCAATTGAAGATAACGATGAGGAGTTTGAAGAGGCTGAATAGTTAACGTTATTGTATCCTGAGCTTGGCTCTACAACTCTGGCACAAATCCTTTTCCCTATCCAGTTTCATCTGTCCTTCTGCGTCCACCATAATACAGGTTTCATTTGAACAATGCTGCAGACCGAAGTTGTGTCCCATTTCGTGCACTACAACTTTAAACAACCGTTGCTGAAAATGTTTTTGTGATGTTGCTGTTTTTCTCAATCGAAAAGTTGAAATAACGCAGGAGCTGCCTGGCTTATAGCCTAAGCCCATCACACCATAATCTTTATGTGCTCCCTTATTGACAGAGACATCCTCGCTTGTAATTCCAACGATTGATCTGACTGAATCAGGCTTTATGTGTTTCAACCATTTGATCGTTGAATCAGCACGGTAACGGTTGCGGGGCTTGTAGTAGGTATGCAGTGGAAATTCCTTTGATGAAGAAATTACGATTTTAACGGGATAGAATTTTTCAATTGAATCTTTTAAAAAGGAAAGCGTTGACGTATCTGAAAACTGTAATGGTTGCAATATAACAGTTGGCTTATTCCTCTGCGTAATTTTCAATTGCGATTGATCGTTACAGGAAACATAAACAACAGCAAACAATATGATGAGGCAACGCAAGTTCATACAATTTTAATAGCTGATGAGCTTTTCAATTGTTTCACTCAGTCTTGCCTTTGCCATAAAATTTTGCTCTAATTCTATATTGAAAGGTATAGGTGTATCCAAACTTGCACAACGCATTACCGGTGCATCCAGTAATTCAAAACAATGCTCTGCGATCCATGCTGCAATTTCACCACCTATACCACCGATCAATGTGTCTTCATGCAGCAACAACACACGACCGGTACGTTGCACGGCTGCACGAATAGCTGCATAATCCAGCGGAGCAAGCGAACGCAGATCAAGAATATCAATCGAAATCTCCGGATGTTCTGCTGCATAATCTTCGGCCCAATGCACAGCAGCACCATACGTAATGATGGCTACTTCATCACCACTTCTTACATGACGTGCTTTGCCAATTTCAATTTCATAATATTCTTCGGGCACTTGTCCGCTAATTGCACGGTACAATGCTTTGTGTTCAAAATATAAAACAGGGTTAGGGTCGTTGATAGAAGCGATCAACAAACCTTTTGCATCCATTGGCGTTGATGGATACACGATTTTCAATCCCGGTGTTTTGGTAAACCACGCTTCATTACTTTGGCTGTGAAACGGACCTGCCCCAACACCACCACCCGTGGGCATGCGTATCACAACATCGGCATTCTGACCCCAGCGGTAATGGATCTTCGCCAGATTATTAACGATCTGGTTGAAACCCACCGTTACAAAATCGGCAAACTGCATTTCCATCAATCCCTTGTAACCTTCGAGACTTAAACCAAGTGCAGCACCAACAATAGCACTTTCACAAATAGGTGTATTACGCACACGTTCTTTACCAAATTCCTGCACAAAACCTTCGGTTATTTTAAAGGCACCACCATATTCAGCAATATCCTGCCCCATAAAAACAAGATTGGGATGTTGGGTCATGCTTTGATGAAGGGCTTCTTTGATAGCATCAACGAAACGTTTGTCGTGAGTGGTGAGTGGTGAATGCTGAATAATGTCTGAATGATCGAGATGTTTTACTGATGATTGTCGACTGTCGACTGCCGACTCTGCAAACAAATCATCCAACTCTTCCTCCGTATCAATTTCCATTGGCTTGGCTTGATTCGCCAACAACAGTTCACTGTCAATTAAGTTTTTTAATTCTGTACGGATCGTTGAAACATCTTCTTCTGTTAATACCGCTTCGCTCAGCAAATACGTTTCATAATTTTTGATGGGGTCTTTTTCTTCCCATATCTCAAACAAATGCTTGGGTACATATTTTGTTCCGCTTGCTTCTTCATGTCCACGCATGCGGAAGGTCATACATTCGATCAAATAAGGTTTCTGATGCTCGATGCAATAATTGCGCACACCTTTAATGGTGTCGATCACTGAAAGAATATTATTACCATCGATCTTCACCCCGTCCATACCATAACCTCTTGCCCGCTCCACCAAACTTTCGCAACGGTATTGCTCGTTCGTGGGTGTGCTCAAACCATATCCATTGTTTTCAATGATGAAGATCACAGGTAAATCCCACACAGCTGCTACATTCAATGCTTCATGAAAATCACCTTCACTGGTACCGCCTTCACCGGTAAAAGCAAGTGAAACCTTTTTATCCTTTCTTAATTTATGTGCGAGTGCCACACCATCAGCAATGGCCAGTTGAGGACCAAGATGCGAGATCATACCACACACATGATGTTCTTTGCTGCCAAAATGAAAGCTGCGTTCCCGTCCTTTGCTGTAACCTTCTTTATTGCCCTGCCATTGCATAAAGAGTTTGTGCAAGGGCATATTACGGGTGGTGAAAACACCGAGATTACGGTGCAGCGGCATGATCCATTCGTCGGAATCAAGCGCCAACGTGGCTCCAACAGCAATTGCTTCCTGGCCAATTCCACTAAACCATTTGCTAATTTTTCCCTGCCTGAGCAATAAAAGCATCTTTTCTTCGATTAATCTGGGGTACAGCAAGCTTTTATAAATACTCGTTAACTCAGTGTTGGTAAGGTTTTTGCGTTCGAAGAGCATCTTAAAATTCAATATCTGATGAGAAACAAAGTTCAGGTTTCGTTCCGTTTAAAAAAGGAATTTCTTTTACTAATGTTTGTAATCGGTTGCCAGCTTCCGGCAACCGTCAAGGCACAGGGTCATTCTGTTGATAACAGCAGCGCCAAGGTTATTACTAAACCTGCCGAGTTAAAAGTGAAACAACAGGGTAGCAATTGGCAATTTTCTTTCCCCCGCATTCAATTCAGGTCTGCATTAAAAGTAACCAACAGTAATGGGGCTTTGATAAAAGCAGTAATGGTTGATGAAGGATTGGAAGCAATCAATGTTTCACTCAACAATCTGCCCAAAGGCATTTATCAGTGTGTGTTGGAAAACCGTACGCAACGGTATGCAGCAAGAGTTATGGTTCGGTAATTTATTTATTCTCTTTCCCTTCTTCTTTCAACACCATCTTGTGAACAATAGAATTGATGATGGATAAACAGATGCTGAAGAGTAATGCATACCAGAAGCCATCAACTGTAAATCCTTTTACGAAATAAGCATCGAGCAGGATGATACAGGCATTGATCACAAACAGGAACAAGCCCAAAGTAAAGATGGTGGCAGGTAACGTAAACAATACGAGAATTGGTTTTACAACTGCATCGAGCAATGCCAATACAAATGCCACAGCAATCGCTGTAAAGAAATGATTGATGCTGATGCCCGGTAACAGGTATGCTAAGACAAAAGCGTTAACGGCGGTAATAAGAACTTTTAAAACAAATTTCATACATCAATGATTTCTGATAAAGGAAAATAAAGATACTATTTACTGCCAATGATTTTCTAAATTATATAAATGTAAAGACCGGCTTGCTTAATGGAAAGCAAGCCGGTCTTTTTTACATCTGTCAATTGAATTATTTGATGTTGAATGAAACCCGTGCAAATACAAACCTTCCGTTGAAACCCATTTGCTGCACACGACGGCTGTACATAAATCTTCCTAACGACATGTTACTTGAATGTTTGTGCAAATCCTGGTATTCATCAAACAGATTGTTCGCACCGGCAGTTACTGTAAAGAATTTCCCTATTTCATAACTCAAAGAAAGATCGGTTACTGTTTTTGGCGAAAATTCCTGGTCGAGCGTTTCACGTTGGTTATTATTGAATGCATTCATGGGGAATGCACCCGGATTGGCTGGGTTTATTGTAGGGTCTAGATAAGTAACTTTTCCAAAATAGGCCGTACGTAACATCACTCCTAATTTCTTGAACTTATAATTCAACATAAAACTTGCTTTTGATTGTGGATTGGCCACTTCTATACGGCTTTGGTCTTCCCGATTAAAATAATTACCCAACTGACCGCTGTTGATCAATATTTGACTTGCCTTTATGATCGGCTTTCCGTCTGCGCCTTTGCGAACTTCGTTCTTAATAAATGTTGCAGCTGCCGTAAACCGGAATTTGTGTTCTCTTGCGATGTTGAACGAATAATTTACCACTGCTTCTATTCCTTTATTGCGTGTATCAATTGCATTGGTAAAGAAGTTGGCCGTTGTTGCACCCGCTGCTGATAGTAATGCTTGCAATGCAGGATCACTACCACCATTAAAATTGTTGGTCAGTACGATCCTGTTATTAATATTAATGATGTAACCATCAATTGTAATTTCAAGACCGGTAAATGGTTTCGCTGTAATACCTGCGCTATAGTTTTGACTGGTTTCTTCTTTCAATTCGGGTATACCAAGAATTTTTGCAGGAGCACTTCCATTAGGGAAAGTTCCACTTTCAGTTGCCACTAATCCACCTGGAGTTGATACAAACAACGTATTTGTCTTTGCATAAAAACGTTGTTGCATGCTTGGTGCCCTGAAACCTGAACTTGCTGCTGCACGAATTGTAAACTTGTCAGCGATCTTATAGCGTGAAGCAAGTTTGTAATTCAACGTGCTGCCAAAGTCGCTGTAGTTTTCAAAACGTAAAGCACCTTCAACCATCCACTCCTTTGTGAAATCCTGTTCCATATCAACATACAATGCTATGTTGTTTCTGCTGAATGTTCCGGCAAACGGCGGTGTAAAGCCTGCAAACACCTGCGCACCTGCCGCCGCACCAGAAGGAATATCATAATTTCTATATGATGATTCTTCACCTGCTTTCTGCCCGTATTGATCAACTCTCAGCTCTGAACCAAAAGCCAGGTTCATTCCATCAAGTACATTAAAATTCCGGCTGAAATCAATATTGGAGGTGATTTGCTGAAATTTTAATTCACCTGCATCAAATTTTGTTTGTGCATTCGTTGGTGTTTGTACAGCAAACTGTGAATAGTTTACTGAATTATCAACTGTAAACCCGAATGTATTTACACCAAATGTTTCGCTGAAGCTGGCATTCCATTCGCCCACTTTTCCTTCAAATGCTGCTGATATAGAATAGTCCTGGATGTTTGTTTTAATGAGCGG
The DNA window shown above is from Lacibacter sp. H375 and carries:
- a CDS encoding DmpA family aminopeptidase produces the protein MKFLSFIVCTCLFTSALAQERKPAEAYGIKIGVMQKGPTNSILDVAGVKVGHVTLIVADSIRTGVTAVLPHGDNLFQQKVPAAVFTGNGFGKLAGTTQIKELGNIESPIILTNTLSVAEGINGVINYTLAQKGNEQVQSVNAVVGETNDGALNDIRGKHVKVDHVLQAINTASTQKPQQGNVGAGTGTVCFGFKGGIGTASRKLPASLGGYTVGVLVQTNFGGVLQIDGVPVGEKLGRYSFSDQLQNPVDGSCMIVVATDAPLDSRNLERLAKRAFMGLAKTGGIASNGSGDYVIAFSNNASVLISHDSKTSTITTTVLPNDVMSPLFMAAIEATEEAIINSLFMATDMKGKGGRTIEALPLDKVLPILKQYNRIN
- a CDS encoding aminotransferase class IV; translated protein: MWAFINNKFVKAEEAVLSVSDLSVQRGYGVFDFFRTEEHVPLFIDDHLDRLRHSASVLRLQLPYNNDELKNIVRELIRKNSLSSSGIRITVTGGNAIDTYTPTTPNIIITQSTLTMDAAFDASKGLHLITEEYVRELPTVKSINYLMGVYLQQKVKDAGAGDVLYVKNGFISELPRSNVFVVSTDNKLLTANEHVLHGITRKHILQIATSVMEVKEQPVSFTDVLNAKEVFVSSTTKRLLPVFSVDGKKIGNGNTGTVTADLYQRFLELEQQVISKVY
- a CDS encoding ABC transporter ATP-binding protein yields the protein MKILWQYLKPYRKLVFVALLLAGVAQILSLYDPIILGRIIDEYTLNPDSKTEPEQIRGVLILLGIALGIALAARLFLSFKDYVMRLVVQKFGMQIFNDGLRQMLRLPYQDFEDQSSGEILSILQKVRNDTERFITAFINILFSSIVGIGFLIWYAFTKHWALIPVFLIGVVLLGGLTSILSRSIKVLQRSLIRQNRQMSGTITESLRNIELVKSLGLTYPEIKRLRTHTQEIFDLEMKKVKKIRSLSFFQGSILILLKQSILFILLWLIFRKVLSPGELISMQFISTGIIGPLQDLGSIILSYREAEASLQLFNELMMKETEYRPEEPVDVGEIEHLRFDEVTFRHRTATTNALERISFEASLGDTIAFVGPSGSGKSTLVKLLVGLYTPVGGDILYDDVSSKDIRYNRMRKQLGFVTQETQLFSGSIRDNMKFVKADATDEEIYAALEKASALSIINNKDLGLDTLLGEGGKKLSGGEKQRLSIARALLRKPRLLIFDEATSALDSITEEQITQTVREISSLKQQITILIAHRLSTIMHADTIYVLEKGKIVEQGSHDVLVNNKGLYYAMWRQQIGERKTMATSIEDNDEEFEEAE
- a CDS encoding matrixin family metalloprotease gives rise to the protein MNLRCLIILFAVVYVSCNDQSQLKITQRNKPTVILQPLQFSDTSTLSFLKDSIEKFYPVKIVISSSKEFPLHTYYKPRNRYRADSTIKWLKHIKPDSVRSIVGITSEDVSVNKGAHKDYGVMGLGYKPGSSCVISTFRLRKTATSQKHFQQRLFKVVVHEMGHNFGLQHCSNETCIMVDAEGQMKLDREKDLCQSCRAKLRIQ
- a CDS encoding alpha-ketoacid dehydrogenase subunit alpha/beta; protein product: MLFERKNLTNTELTSIYKSLLYPRLIEEKMLLLLRQGKISKWFSGIGQEAIAVGATLALDSDEWIMPLHRNLGVFTTRNMPLHKLFMQWQGNKEGYSKGRERSFHFGSKEHHVCGMISHLGPQLAIADGVALAHKLRKDKKVSLAFTGEGGTSEGDFHEALNVAAVWDLPVIFIIENNGYGLSTPTNEQYRCESLVERARGYGMDGVKIDGNNILSVIDTIKGVRNYCIEHQKPYLIECMTFRMRGHEEASGTKYVPKHLFEIWEEKDPIKNYETYLLSEAVLTEEDVSTIRTELKNLIDSELLLANQAKPMEIDTEEELDDLFAESAVDSRQSSVKHLDHSDIIQHSPLTTHDKRFVDAIKEALHQSMTQHPNLVFMGQDIAEYGGAFKITEGFVQEFGKERVRNTPICESAIVGAALGLSLEGYKGLMEMQFADFVTVGFNQIVNNLAKIHYRWGQNADVVIRMPTGGGVGAGPFHSQSNEAWFTKTPGLKIVYPSTPMDAKGLLIASINDPNPVLYFEHKALYRAISGQVPEEYYEIEIGKARHVRSGDEVAIITYGAAVHWAEDYAAEHPEISIDILDLRSLAPLDYAAIRAAVQRTGRVLLLHEDTLIGGIGGEIAAWIAEHCFELLDAPVMRCASLDTPIPFNIELEQNFMAKARLSETIEKLISY
- a CDS encoding phage holin family protein, with protein sequence MKFVLKVLITAVNAFVLAYLLPGISINHFFTAIAVAFVLALLDAVVKPILVLFTLPATIFTLGLFLFVINACIILLDAYFVKGFTVDGFWYALLFSICLSIINSIVHKMVLKEEGKENK
- a CDS encoding TonB-dependent receptor, which encodes MSKRIFYIVLLFLPIFSVAQKVVTGTVKDDKSKQPLQGASILVKGGTAGSTTNSSGAFSLSVPSSAKTITVSYVGYESKDIAIGNATTGLEIMLVATDQLTDIVVVGSRNLSRTRTETPVAVDIIPITQIANQVGQTDLNQILTYVAPSFQSSRQTIADGTDHVDPAQLRGLGTDQILVLINGKRRHQSALVNVNGTVNRGQVGTDLGAIPITAIERVEVLRDGAAAQYGSDAIAGVINIVLKKSTGILNGSVSYGQNITAYPKDYALFKTTNRGEAPDQKVNDGGTFQAGLNYGIGFKNQGYMNFSGEYNLRDFSNRTGTYTGQIYPSVGGQNKDDSIMTARGTNRNTFDMRIGNSKIAGGSLMVNSQFPLGGGWNLNVFGGYNKKNGEAAGFYRYPNSIFSGASSTYRGEGLELYPEGFLPLIKTNIQDYSISAAFEGKVGEWNASFSETFGVNTFGFTVDNSVNYSQFAVQTPTNAQTKFDAGELKFQQITSNIDFSRNFNVLDGMNLAFGSELRVDQYGQKAGEESSYRNYDIPSGAAAGAQVFAGFTPPFAGTFSRNNIALYVDMEQDFTKEWMVEGALRFENYSDFGSTLNYKLASRYKIADKFTIRAAASSGFRAPSMQQRFYAKTNTLFVSTPGGLVATESGTFPNGSAPAKILGIPELKEETSQNYSAGITAKPFTGLEITIDGYIININNRIVLTNNFNGGSDPALQALLSAAGATTANFFTNAIDTRNKGIEAVVNYSFNIAREHKFRFTAAATFIKNEVRKGADGKPIIKASQILINSGQLGNYFNREDQSRIEVANPQSKASFMLNYKFKKLGVMLRTAYFGKVTYLDPTINPANPGAFPMNAFNNNQRETLDQEFSPKTVTDLSLSYEIGKFFTVTAGANNLFDEYQDLHKHSSNMSLGRFMYSRRVQQMGFNGRFVFARVSFNIK